GTCCCGTACGGCTATGAACATTGACGGCTTGGGAGAAAAGGTCGTGGCCCAGCTGTATCGCGACGGTATCATCCACAGTGTCGCTGACTTGTATTATTTGCACCAGCAGCGCGATGCTCTACTGGGCTTGGAGCGCATGGGTGAAAAATCCGTAGATAATTTGCTTGCGGCTATTGAAGCGAGCAAGGAGAACTCGCTGGAGCGCGTATTGTTCGGTCTTGGCATTCGTTTGGTCGGAGCCAAGGCGGCACGTGTTCTCGCGGAGCATTTTGGCAATATCGATACCATTATGCAGGCTTCTGAAGAAGAGATTACGCAAATCGATGAGATCGGGCCGAAAATGGCGGCGAGTCTCGTGAACTACTTCGCACAGCCGCAGGCTCAGGCAGTTATTGAGAGACTGCGAGCGGCCGGAGTAAACATGGAGTACAAAGGAATCCGCATTGAGAGTGGCGCAGACCTCCCATTCTCAGGCAAAACAATCGTTTTGACCGGTACCTTGACGCAAATGTCGCGGCAGGAGGCAGAGGAAGCGATTGCGCGCTTGGGTGGCAAGGTAACAGGCAGCGTCAGCAAAAAGACAGACCTGGTGATTGCAGGTGAAAAAGCCGGCTCCAAGCTGGAGAAGGCAGAAAAACTAGGCGTGGCTGTTATGGACGAAGCAGGCTTCCTGCAAGTATTGGAGAGCAACGCCTAAGAAAACGGTGGCGACAACGGATGAGTAAGGGAAGGGACGTGAAGAGCATGAATAGCTTCCTGAAATGGGGAATCGGTGTAGTAGCCATGCTGCAATTGGTTGGCTGTGGAAATAACAGCAGTACTGGCAGTAAAGAAATCAATGCGAATCCTCCAACAGTTACAGCTGCTGCTCTACAAGGGAACTTGACCTATCAGGACGTATTGGAACTGGGAGCAACGATTCACAATCTGATGATGACCGATGACGCTCGTCAAGTATGGGTTGGTACGAATGCTGGATTGTATAGCTCAGCTGGCGGTGGAACGTGGGGATCTCTCTCGACAGATTTAGAGCAGTATGCGATTGAAGGATGGTTTGTGGACCCGGATGATCCGAAGCGAATATTTGTCGGTGGAATTGATGGGGTTCTTCATTCAACAGATGGTGGTAAAAAGTGGACTTCAGTCAACAAGGGGTTACCAGAGCCAGCGAATATCACCAGCTTTGTGGGGAATCGCCGAGGAGACGAAGTACGTCTGTTTGCCTTTGTCTCGGGTGAAGGCATTTATCAATCGATGGACGGGGCCCAATCTTGGAGTCTGTGGCAGCCAATGGACCAGGAAGTATTTGCCATGGACTTTGATCCCGAACAAGACCGACTCTATGTAGCGGCCCAATTCAGCTTGCTCTATAATGAAGAGGGGCAGTGGAAGACAGAGGAGATTCCCGGAGCACAGCAGATCTATTCGCTCGCTATTAACAGACGAACTGGTACTCTCGCTGTCGCAACCGAAAAAGGTATCTATGAGAAAATCAAGGGCGAATGGCGTTTGCTGGATGCTCGTTCACCAGAAAAGCTGATTGTCATTGCTTCAGGTGGCGAGGATACAAAATGGGTGGGAATTGGCGAATCGGCGTTGATCTACAAGCTCGAAGACAATCGATGGGTCAAGTGGAACGAATGATTTGTACATCGCCCACCTTTGGATACGAAAAGGAGTAATCTATGAAAGTGAAGTTTTTGGCAGGATGCAGGTTCTTGACAGCTGTACTTCTTGTGATGGCATTGACTGGCTGCTCGCTGATACCTGGGGGCAAGGACAAAGCTCCTGAGCCTACTACACCGTCCTTGTCGGAGGTAGTGGAAGTATCCGAGGATTACTACGGAAGCATTACCCCGTACAAGCAAAACCAGACACGAGGAATGCTTGCTGATACGAAATATCGCGTCGATTTCAGTCACCTTGAATTAGGCTTGATGGAGTTTGCTCGGGAGACATACCCGACGTCCGATTATTATTTCCAAGAAGGTCAAGTGATAAAAAAAGAGCAAGTTACCCAGTGGATTGCACAGGAAAAGACGGCTGGGGCCAACGGGAAAAAGAAAAACGGAATTCTCGTGCACGTAT
The window above is part of the Brevibacillus brevis NBRC 100599 genome. Proteins encoded here:
- a CDS encoding WD40/YVTN/BNR-like repeat-containing protein, translated to MSKGRDVKSMNSFLKWGIGVVAMLQLVGCGNNSSTGSKEINANPPTVTAAALQGNLTYQDVLELGATIHNLMMTDDARQVWVGTNAGLYSSAGGGTWGSLSTDLEQYAIEGWFVDPDDPKRIFVGGIDGVLHSTDGGKKWTSVNKGLPEPANITSFVGNRRGDEVRLFAFVSGEGIYQSMDGAQSWSLWQPMDQEVFAMDFDPEQDRLYVAAQFSLLYNEEGQWKTEEIPGAQQIYSLAINRRTGTLAVATEKGIYEKIKGEWRLLDARSPEKLIVIASGGEDTKWVGIGESALIYKLEDNRWVKWNE